From a region of the Podarcis muralis chromosome 16, rPodMur119.hap1.1, whole genome shotgun sequence genome:
- the LOC114586702 gene encoding uncharacterized protein LOC114586702, producing the protein MANCGPSCAVPSCASTPVVGFGSAGLGGLGGLGGLGLGDTYGYGSGALVGSGIPSASLGILSGVAPSCINQIPPSEVVIQPPACIVTIPGPILSASCEPVAVGGNAPCSPGGLGSGFLGAGSLGAGALGAGGLGGSRFGLGSRYGFVGDRGSICYRPC; encoded by the coding sequence ATGGCAAACTGTGGACCATCCTGTGCTGTCCCATCTTGCGCTTCCACCCCAGTCGTCGGTTTTGGATCAGCAGGTCTTGGAGGCCTTGGAGGCCTTGGTGGCCTTGGCCTTGGCGACACCTACGGCTATGGCTCCGGCGCCCTGGTGGGATCCGGCATCCCTTCTGCTAGTCTTGGTATTCTTTCTGGTGTCGCCCCTTCATGCATCAACCAGATCCCACCATCAGAGGTCGTGATCCAGCCACCAGCCTGCATCGTGACCATCCCAGGACCCATCCTCTCTGCTAGCTGTGAGCCAGTGGCCGTAGGAGGAAATGCTCCATGCTCCCCTGGTGGTTTGGGCAGTGGGTTCCTCGGAGCTGGTTCTCTTGGAGCCGGTGCTCTTGGAGCTGGTGGTCTTGGAGGATCTCGTTTTGGACTTGGGAGTCGCTATGGATTCGTTGGAGACAGAGGAAGCATCTGTTACCGCCCCTGCTAA
- the LOC114586639 gene encoding uncharacterized protein LOC114586639 — protein MANCGPSCAVPSCASTPVVGFGSAGLGGIGGLGGLGLGDTYGYGSGALVGSGIPSASLGILSGVAPSCINQIPPSEVVIQPPACIVTIPGPILSASCEPVAVGGNAPCSPGGLGSGFLGAGSLGAGALGAGGLRGSRFGLGSRYGFVGDRGSICYRPC, from the coding sequence ATGGCAAACTGTGGACCATCCTGTGCTGTCCCATCTTGTGCCTCCACCCCAGTCGTCGGTTTTGGATCAGCAGGTCTTGGTGGCATTGGAGGCCTTGGTGGCCTTGGCCTTGGCGACACCTATGGCTATGGCTCCGGTGCCCTGGTTGGATCCGGCATCCCTTCTGCTAGTCTTGGTATTCTTTCTGGTGTCGCCCCTTCATGCATCAACCAGATCCCACCATCAGAGGTCGTGATCCAGCCACCAGCCTGCATCGTGACCATCCCAGGACCCATCCTCTCTGCTAGCTGTGAGCCAGTGGCCGTAGGAGGAAATGCTCCATGCTCCCCTGGTGGTTTGGGCAGTGGGTTCCTCGGAGCTGGTTCTCTTGGAGCCGGTGCTCTTGGAGCTGGTGGTCTTAGAGGATCTCGTTTTGGACTTGGGAGTCGCTATGGATTCGTTGGAGACAGAGGAAGCATCTGTTACCGCCCCTGCTAA
- the LOC114586814 gene encoding uncharacterized protein LOC114586814 — MANCGPSCAVPSCASTPVVGFGSAGLGGLGGLGGLGLGDTYGYGSGALVGSGIPSASLGILSGVAPSCINQIPPSEVVIQPPACIVTIPGPILSASCEPVAVGGNAPCSPGGLGSGFLGAGSLGAGALGAGGLRGSRFGLGSRYGFVGDRGSICYTPC, encoded by the coding sequence ATGGCAAACTGTGGACCATCCTGTGCTGTCCCATCTTGCGCTTCCACCCCAGTCGTCGGTTTTGGATCAGCAGGTCTTGGAGGCCTTGGAGGCCTTGGTGGCCTTGGCCTTGGCGACACCTACGGCTATGGCTCCGGCGCCCTGGTTGGATCCGGCATCCCTTCTGCTAGTCTTGGTATTCTTTCTGGTGTCGCCCCTTCATGCATCAACCAGATCCCACCATCAGAGGTCGTGATCCAACCACCAGCCTGCATCGTGACCATCCCAGGACCCATCCTCTCTGCCAGCTGTGAGCCCGTGGCTGTGGGAGGAAACGCTCCATGCTCCCCTGGTGGTTTGGGCAGTGGGTTCCTAGGAGCCGGTTCTCTTGGAGCCGGTGCTCTTGGAGCTGGTGGTCTTAGAGGATCTCGGTTTGGACTTGGGAGTCGCTATGGATTCGTTGGAGACAGAGGAAGCATCTGTTACACCCCCTGCTAA
- the LOC114586951 gene encoding uncharacterized protein LOC114586951 codes for MANCGPSCAVPSCASTPVVGFGPAGCGFGGGLGLGGGLGGGFGYGSGYGSGALVGSGVPSASLGILSGVQPSCVNQIPPAEVVVQPPSVVLTIPGPILSASCEPVSVGGNTPCAAGGYGSGFGSGFGRGLYGGAGLLGSSSGGLGGRGRYGFVGRRGSICYTPC; via the coding sequence ATGGCTAACTGTGGACCTTCCTGCGCCGTCCCATCTTGTGCTTCCACCCCAGTCGTTGGTTTTGGACCAGCCGGCTGTGGTTTTGGCGGTGGCCTTGGCCTTGGCGGTGGATTGGGCGGTGGATTCGGCTATGGTTCTGGCTATGGCTCCGGTGCCCTGGTTGGATCCGGCGTCCCTTCTGCCAGTCTTGGTATTCTTTCTGGAGTCCAGCCTTCATGCGTCAACCAGATCCCACCAGCAGAGGTTGTGGTCCAGCCACCTTCTGTCGTCCTGACCATCCCAGGACCCATCCTCTCTGCCAGTTGTGAGCCTGTGTCTGTCGGAGGCAACACCCCATGTGCTGCTGGAGGTTATGGATCCGGATTTGGCAGCGGATTTGGCAGAGGGCTCTATGGTGGTGCAGGTCTTCTGGGGTCTAGCTCTGGTGGTTTGGGGGGCCGTGGCCGTTATGGGTTTGTGGGGCGTAGAGGCAGCATCTGCTATACCCCCTGCTAA